In a single window of the Anaerobaca lacustris genome:
- a CDS encoding HAD family hydrolase — translation MLGAVIFDFDGVITDSEILHFRAFNSVLADHGLELTKKEYYSRYLGLSDKDCYKTLIAEGRLGIKTAQIAGLIGKKTQLFEELARTDGKIIEGVRPFLDLLASNGVPMAICSGALRAEIELILEDSGLRDFFKAIVSAEQVKRGKPHPDGFLLALKKLNQRVSSRLTAEQCVVVEDSHWGLKAAQAAGMHTVAVTNTYEADQLASAEKIVDRLDRLTLADLAQLCS, via the coding sequence ATGCTGGGAGCCGTCATCTTCGACTTCGACGGGGTCATCACCGACTCCGAGATCCTGCACTTCCGCGCGTTCAACAGCGTCCTGGCCGATCATGGACTGGAGTTGACAAAGAAAGAGTACTACTCGCGCTACCTCGGTCTGAGCGACAAGGACTGCTACAAGACGCTGATCGCCGAAGGGCGGCTCGGCATCAAGACCGCCCAGATCGCCGGGCTGATCGGCAAGAAGACGCAGCTCTTCGAAGAGCTGGCCCGCACCGACGGCAAGATCATCGAGGGCGTCCGTCCGTTCCTCGATCTGCTCGCCTCCAACGGCGTGCCGATGGCCATCTGTTCGGGTGCGCTGCGGGCGGAGATCGAGTTGATCCTGGAAGACTCCGGCCTGCGCGACTTCTTCAAAGCCATCGTCTCGGCCGAACAGGTCAAGCGGGGCAAGCCTCATCCGGACGGTTTTCTGCTGGCTCTCAAGAAGCTCAACCAGCGCGTCAGCAGCCGGTTGACGGCAGAGCAATGCGTTGTGGTCGAGGACTCCCACTGGGGGCTCAAGGCGGCCCAGGCCGCCGGCATGCACACCGTCGCCGTGACCAATACATACGAGGCGGACCAGCTCGCGTCGGCCGAGAAGATTGTTGACCGGCTCGACCGCCTGACCCTGGCCGATCTTGCCCAACTCTGCTCCTGA
- a CDS encoding type II secretion system protein, producing the protein MCKRDGFTLIELLVVIAVIAVLMAILMPALKIAREQARGISCLANQRSLAQAYIMYADDNDGSICGGFARHTPTDGVPPWVMPPLDYSAGGAIVGMASGDVTLHQRLNGLREGALCPFLRETAVFNCPGDNRKNLGTSLGNTPAHQIYRSYSLPDYLRGTAPSDPKKLFTFKDQANKMLFVEEIYDGSAGNYNHDGWSYIPYDGSLWDPLGIFHSDACTFSFMDGHAERKKWEDKRTIIYCRSRTEAAALGFGKGQIFNPPNPDLEWLDARYPGKTHMGSL; encoded by the coding sequence ATGTGCAAGCGTGACGGATTCACCCTGATCGAGCTGCTGGTCGTTATCGCCGTGATTGCCGTGCTCATGGCCATTCTCATGCCGGCCCTCAAGATCGCCCGCGAACAGGCGCGAGGCATCAGTTGCCTGGCGAACCAGCGGTCACTCGCCCAGGCCTACATCATGTACGCCGATGACAACGACGGCTCCATCTGCGGCGGTTTCGCAAGGCATACCCCGACCGACGGTGTCCCCCCCTGGGTCATGCCCCCTCTGGACTATTCGGCCGGCGGCGCCATCGTGGGCATGGCCAGCGGCGACGTAACGCTTCATCAGCGGCTCAACGGTCTGCGGGAAGGCGCCTTGTGCCCTTTCCTACGTGAGACAGCCGTCTTCAACTGTCCGGGCGACAACCGCAAGAACCTCGGCACCAGCCTGGGCAACACCCCGGCCCATCAGATCTACCGCAGCTACTCTTTGCCCGATTATCTGCGCGGGACGGCCCCGTCCGATCCCAAGAAGCTGTTCACCTTCAAAGACCAGGCCAACAAGATGCTGTTCGTCGAGGAGATCTACGACGGCTCGGCTGGCAACTACAATCACGACGGCTGGTCGTACATCCCGTACGATGGGAGCCTGTGGGACCCGCTGGGCATCTTCCACAGCGACGCCTGCACGTTCAGCTTCATGGATGGCCACGCCGAGCGGAAGAAGTGGGAGGATAAGCGGACGATCATCTACTGTCGGAGCCGCACGGAGGCGGCTGCCTTGGGGTTCGGCAAGGGACAGATCTTCAACCCGCCCAATCCCGACCTGGAGTGGCTGGATGCCCGCTACCCCGGTAAGACACATATGGGGAGCCTGTAG
- a CDS encoding family 16 glycoside hydrolase: MKSHVCWAVVALLAVLSVVSVSYAEVRITSARNDGSAAAEFLFENVPSPSRSDAAAQARFTVVDGRPDGNGGGVEKLSDGKVPTEEDQPAENFFFRAGTDGGRLLIDLGQAIEIQQVNTYSWHPGSRGPQVYDLYGSDGKADGFDSQPRKGTDPQTCGWKLIAKVDTRPEEGTGGGQYGVSVADSDGPLGAYRYLLLDVFRTEATDAFGNTFYSEIDVVDPTSPVVAAKPAVEPAGEVRREVVEIEGGKYQITIDTTEAPDLTQWAHDELAPVVKQWYPRIVAMLPSDGYEAPTRASITFSADMQGVAATSGTRVRCAARWFRGQLQNEAKGAIVHELVHVVQNYGRSRRNNPDATRTPGWLVEGICDYIRWFLYEPHSHGAEITSRNIDRARYDGSYRITGNFLNWLTETYDKDIVRKLNAAAREGRYSEDLWTEYTGKTVQELGDEWKAVMEARVAAEAAGPKPNTLSDQEKADGWKLLFNGENLDGWHNFKRKDIRPGWEVRNGVLVCADPHNAGDLCTDETYGWFELTLDYDISPGGNSGIMYHITDKGNAAWATGPEFQLEDNKQASDPVRCGWLYALYQPPIDPATGKPLDATKPVGQWNRIRLLITPERCVHEINGVQYFEYVLGSDDFNARVARSKFGRMPLFAKSNTGYIALQGDHGQVVFRNIKIRPIASAK, encoded by the coding sequence ATGAAGTCGCATGTCTGTTGGGCTGTCGTCGCTCTGTTGGCGGTGTTGTCGGTTGTCTCGGTATCGTACGCAGAGGTTCGGATTACGTCTGCCCGCAACGACGGGTCGGCAGCGGCGGAGTTTCTGTTTGAGAATGTTCCCTCGCCTTCCCGCAGCGATGCCGCGGCACAGGCCCGGTTCACAGTCGTCGACGGCAGGCCGGACGGCAACGGAGGCGGGGTAGAAAAGCTGTCCGACGGCAAGGTCCCCACCGAGGAAGACCAGCCGGCGGAGAACTTTTTCTTCCGGGCCGGGACCGATGGTGGCCGCCTCCTGATTGATTTGGGCCAGGCGATCGAGATCCAGCAGGTCAATACGTATTCATGGCATCCCGGCAGTCGAGGCCCCCAGGTGTACGATCTGTACGGCAGCGATGGGAAGGCCGACGGCTTTGATTCCCAGCCCAGGAAGGGGACCGATCCTCAGACCTGCGGGTGGAAATTGATCGCCAAAGTCGATACGCGGCCCGAGGAAGGGACAGGCGGCGGGCAGTACGGCGTCAGCGTCGCCGATTCCGATGGCCCACTCGGTGCGTATCGGTATCTGCTGCTGGATGTTTTTCGCACCGAGGCGACAGATGCGTTCGGCAATACGTTCTACAGTGAGATCGACGTGGTCGATCCCACGTCGCCCGTCGTCGCCGCCAAGCCGGCCGTCGAGCCGGCAGGAGAAGTGCGCAGAGAGGTCGTGGAAATCGAAGGAGGCAAGTACCAGATCACGATCGATACGACCGAGGCGCCCGATCTGACACAATGGGCCCACGACGAGCTGGCGCCCGTTGTGAAGCAGTGGTATCCAAGAATCGTGGCCATGCTTCCGAGCGATGGATATGAGGCGCCGACGCGGGCCAGCATCACGTTCAGCGCGGACATGCAGGGGGTCGCCGCCACCAGCGGAACGCGGGTCCGCTGCGCCGCGCGCTGGTTCCGGGGACAGTTGCAGAACGAGGCCAAAGGCGCGATCGTGCACGAACTGGTGCACGTGGTGCAGAACTACGGTCGATCGCGGCGGAACAATCCCGACGCCACCCGCACGCCAGGCTGGCTGGTGGAAGGGATCTGCGACTATATCCGCTGGTTCCTGTATGAACCGCACTCGCACGGCGCGGAGATCACCAGTCGCAACATCGACAGGGCCCGCTACGACGGCAGCTATCGCATTACCGGAAACTTCCTCAACTGGCTGACCGAGACGTACGACAAGGACATCGTCCGAAAGCTCAACGCCGCCGCACGCGAGGGCCGGTACAGCGAGGATCTCTGGACCGAATACACGGGCAAAACGGTGCAGGAGCTTGGAGACGAATGGAAAGCCGTCATGGAGGCCAGGGTCGCCGCTGAGGCCGCCGGTCCCAAGCCGAACACGCTGAGCGACCAGGAGAAGGCCGACGGCTGGAAGCTGCTGTTCAACGGTGAGAACCTCGACGGATGGCACAACTTCAAGCGAAAGGACATCCGTCCGGGCTGGGAGGTTCGCAACGGCGTTCTGGTCTGTGCCGATCCGCACAACGCCGGTGATCTGTGCACGGACGAGACGTATGGCTGGTTCGAGTTGACGCTCGACTACGACATCAGCCCGGGCGGCAACAGCGGGATCATGTATCACATTACGGACAAGGGTAACGCGGCGTGGGCCACGGGGCCTGAATTCCAGCTCGAGGACAACAAACAGGCCAGCGACCCGGTCCGTTGCGGCTGGCTATACGCTCTGTACCAGCCGCCGATCGACCCGGCCACCGGCAAGCCGCTTGACGCCACGAAACCGGTGGGGCAGTGGAATCGCATTCGCCTTCTCATCACGCCGGAACGATGCGTTCACGAGATCAACGGCGTCCAGTACTTCGAGTATGTCCTGGGCAGTGACGATTTCAACGCGCGCGTGGCCAGGAGCAAGTTCGGGCGGATGCCTTTATTCGCCAAGTCGAACACCGGCTATATCGCTCTTCAAGGCGACCATGGGCAGGTGGTGTTCCGCAACATCAAGATTCGTCCGATAGCGTCTGCGAAATGA